Within Saccharomycodes ludwigii strain NBRC 1722 chromosome IV, whole genome shotgun sequence, the genomic segment TAATGGGAGGTCAGTTGattatcttattttttttataaatatacatataaccttttaaagtaaataaaatatataccaCTTAGAGCTAAATCAACAAAGTTTCAATCTTATCCTTAACGGAGTAAACTTGGCTCTTAATAGTAGAGGCATCATTAGTGGTGATGGAAGCAGCAATTACTGGTCTAGAAACACCACAGGCTCTACCTAAAGCTTGCTTGTTTGGAACAAAAACGTATGGAACGTTTTTATCTTCACATAGCAATGGCAAATGcaataaaatttcaattGGTTCACAATCAGCAGCCATAATGATGAACTCAGAAATACCACGGTTCAAGGTTTTGGTGGTTTCATTGGCACCTTTCTTTAATTGTCTCAAATTTGCAGCTTGTTGAACAACACTCAAAATTTGTTCAGTCAAAGCAGAATCGGCTAATGGGAAAGCCTTTGGATTTGGGGTAGAATCGGaagccattttttttttttttttgaaactgTTGGTTTTATTCTTGcttatttttgttacttTCAAGTTCCTTGCtttagataataaaaaaaattaaaacttttttttaataatgggTCCAGTGCTCGCTTGAATTGATAGATTTTTAGAGAGTTTTTGCTAAAAAGGTAAATATTTGGGAAAGTTGAA encodes:
- the SNU13 gene encoding RNA binding protein SNU13 (similar to Saccharomyces cerevisiae YEL026W | SNU13 | Small NUclear ribonucleoprotein associated): MASDSTPNPKAFPLADSALTEQILSVVQQAANLRQLKKGANETTKTLNRGISEFIIMAADCEPIEILLHLPLLCEDKNVPYVFVPNKQALGRACGVSRPVIAASITTNDASTIKSQVYSVKDKIETLLI